The Apium graveolens cultivar Ventura chromosome 11, ASM990537v1, whole genome shotgun sequence genome has a window encoding:
- the LOC141697333 gene encoding uncharacterized protein LOC141697333, protein MVKILKPSNSNRKDDDSKKKKKKNSKLQPGSVAMKKVKPTKLNPFETIWSRRKFDVLGKKRKGEERRLGLARSLAIQKRTKTLLKDYEQSGKSSVFVDKRIGEQTEGLPEFDKAIMRSQRERQLKLGKKSKYNLSDGEDEDEFEESGLGSYHEKDDFEDDVPVEDDEDKELGESEKRSTILKHLTGHGGQGSSETGLVEVEENRRKTKKEVMDELISKSKYFKAQKAKDKEENVEFLEQLDNNFTSLVNSEALLALTDPTKINALKALVNKSTSDNNGKIDVVPSIPNTVSLQQEKPDSYDKLVNEMVLDRRARPSNRTKTPEEIAQEEKERLEELEEERQKRMHTADDSSDEDVDGSRNEDACRRKLTSISGDDLGDSFTADDETNTKLGWINDMLEKHADEVESEEGTSSEGSESGGDDEESGDDDDNDSDEDCKKTLSLKDWEQSDDDKFDADLEVEGGRTGDDENSVEDEDDEEDHVLEGLKKSKAVKQKEKILSDSVNIKAVSKQPSNQVEDLPYTIEAPKSLEELSLLLKDRSESQIVEAIRRIRTFNAISVAAENRKKMQVFYGVLLQYFSVTANTKPLNYKLLNLLVEPLMKMSTEIPYFSAICARQRLLRTRTQFVEDIKESGRLCWPSLKTLFLLRLWSMIFPCSDFRHVVMTPAILLMCEYLMRCPIVSGRDMAIGSFLCSMVLSVTKQSQKFCPEAIIFIQTLLVSALDEKSGAYPDSQLYHLMELKAPKPLLCILGSLNEIRPLDFLSIMDFPEDSPYFSSDEFRASILVAVIETLRGYINVYEGFNSFPEIFLPLSKVLHKLAGQVHVPSELQTKLQDVAELIEKKADEHQTLRRHLEMRKQKPVPIKLLNPKFEENFVKGRDYDPDRERAEGKKLRKLLNREAKGAARELRKDNYFLAEVKDKEKMRLEEERAEKYGKARAFLQEQEHAFKSGQLGKGKGKKRRR, encoded by the exons ATGGTGAAGATACTAAAACCCAGTAATTCGAATCGCAAAGACGATGATtctaagaagaagaagaagaaaaacagtaaGTTACAACCAGGCTCAGTTGCTATGAAGAAAGTGAAACCTACTAAATTAAACCCATTTGAAACCATTTGGTCTCGTCGTAAATTTGATGTCTTGGGTAAGAAGAGGAAAGGCGAGGAACGTCGTCTCGGTCTCGCTCGCTCTCTCGCTATTCAAAAG AGAACCAAGACATTGCTAAAAGATTATGAGCAGAGTGGGAAGTCCTCTGTGTTTGTGGATAAGCGAATAGGAGAGCAAACTGAGGGGCTTCCTGAATTTGATAAGGCCATTATGAGGTCACAACGTGAACGTCAG TTGAAACTTGGCAAGAAGAGCAAATATAACCTGTCTGATGGGGAAGATGAGGATGAGTTTGAGGAGTCGGGTTTAGGCTCATATCATGAGAAGGATGATTTTGAGGATGATGTACCAGTTGAAGATGACGAAGATAAGGAACTTGGAGAGAGCGAAA AGCGATCAACCATCTTAAAGCATCTTACTGGTCATGGTGGTCAGGGTAGTTCAGAAACAGGTCTGGTGGAAGTAGAAGAAAAT AGGAGGAAAACAAAGAAGGAAGTCATGGACGAGTTGATCTCCAAGAGTAAATATTTCAAG GCACAAAAAGCAAAGGATAAAGAAGAAAATGTAGAGTTCCTTGAACAATTAGACAACAACTTCACATCTTTGGTAAACTCGGAGGCATTGTTAGCTTTAACAGACCCAACCAAAATAAATGCTTTAAAGGCTCTAGTGAACAAGAGCACTTCAGACAATAATGGAAAGATTGATGTAGTACCTTCCATTCCAAACACAGTTTCTCTTCAACAG GAAAAGCCTGACTCTTATGACAAACTTGTGAATGAGATGGTACTTGATAGGCGTGCTCGCCCATCAAACAGGACGAAGACTCCTGAAGAAATTGCACAGGAGGAGAAAGAAAGACTTGAAGAATTAGAG GAAGAACGTCAGAAGCGAATGCATACTGCTGATGATTCGAGTGACGAGGATGTTGATGGTTCCAGAAATGAAGATGCCTGTAGGAGGAAGTTAACATCTATTTCTGGAGATGATCTTGGTGATTCATTTACTGCTGATGACGAAACAAATACTAAATTGGGCTGGATTAATGATATGTTGGAAAAACATGCGGATGAAGTTGAGAGTGAAGAAGGTACCTCTTCTGAGGGCTCAGAGAGTGGTGGAGATGATGAAGAGTCTGGTGATGATGATGACAATGACAGTGATGAAGATTGCAAAAAGACTTTATCTTTAAAGGATTGGGAACAAAGTGATGATGACAAGTTTGATGCAGATTTGGAAGTTGAAGGTGGCAGAACAGGAGATGACGAAAATAGTGTCGAGGATGAGGATGATGAAGAGGACCATGTATTGGAAGGCCTCAAAAAGTCAAAAGCAGTCAAGCAAAAGGAGAAGATTCTGTCAGATTCTGTTAACATAAAAGCAGTTTCCAAGCAGCCTTCTAATCAAGTAGAAGACCTTCCATATACAATTGAAGCTCCAAAAAGTTTAGAGGAATTATCTTTACTTCTTAAAGATCGGTCTGAAAGTCAGATTGTTGAAGCTATCAGGAGAATTCGTACATTCAATGCAATATCTGTTGCAGCAGAAAACCGAAAAAAGATGCAA GTCTTTTATGGTGTATTATTGCAGTATTTCTCTGTCACGGCAAACACTAAACCATTAAACTATAAACTCCTAAATTTGCTTGTCGAGCCATTAATGAAGATGAGCACGGAAATCCCTTACTTTTCAGCCATATGCGCTCGTCAGAGGCTACTTAGAACACGGACACAGTTTGTTGAGGATATAAAGGAATCAG GGAGACTTTGCTGGCCATCTTTGaagactttatttcttttgaGGCTGTGGTCAATGATATTTCCATGCTCCGATTTTAGGCATGTCGTTATGACTCCAGCAATATTATTGATGTGTGAATATTTAATGCGTTGCCCAATTGTTTCTGGCCGGGATATGGCTATTGGATCCTTTTTGTGCTCGATGGTTCTTTCT GTCACAAAACAGTCTCAGAAGTTCTGTCCTGAGGCCATCATTTTTATACAAACATTACTTGTATCAGCACTCGATGAAAAATCTGGAGCATACCCTGATTCTCAG TTGTATCATCTGATGGAACTTAAGGCACCCAAGCCGTTGCTTTGCATACTAGGCTCTTTAAACGAGATTCGTCCTTTGGATTTCCTTTCAATAATGGATTTTCCTGAGGATTCCCCTTATTTCTCTTCTGATGAATTTCG GGCGAGCATACTTGTAGCAGTAATTGAAACTCTGCGCGGATATATTAATGTTTATGAAGGATTTAACTCCTTCCCTGAAATATTCCTGCCACTTTCAAAAGTTTTGCATAAACTGGCAGGGCAAGTGCACGTGCCTAGTGAACTACAAACTAAACTCCAAGATGTTGCTGAGCTTATAGAAAAGAAGGCCGATGAGCATCAGACCTTGCGTCGACATCTAGAAATGCGGAAGCAAAAGCCAGTGCCCATAAAGTTACTAAATCCGAAGTTTGAAGAGAA TTTTGTTAAAGGTAGAGACTACGACCCAGATCGTGAACGAGCTGAGGGCAAAAAATTGCGGAAACTTCTAAATCGTGAAGCGAAAGGAGCAGCTCGTGAATTGAGAAAAGATAATTATTTCTTGGCCGAAGTGAAGGATAAAGAAAAGATGAGACTTGAGGAGGAAAGAGCTGAGAAGTATGGTAAAGCAAGAGCTTTCCTCCAAGAACAAGAACATGCATTCAAATCTGGGCAACTAGGTAAGGGCAAAGGCAAAAAACGAAGAAGATGA